CGCGTTGCCCCAGTTCATCGCGATTCCTCTGCCGTGGGCCGATTACACCACGCTGAAGGCCGGTGAGAACTATTTCCCCGACTTGTCGGATGACTTCTTCGTGGCGACCGGCTTTGAACCGTGCGGCGTGAAGCTGGATGCCGCGCAGCTGATGAATGCAGCCAAGACGAGCCAACAATAAAGAATCGAATCGACGATCATCACGGCGCCTGGTGAACCGGCTCCCGATGGCTTTGGTTTGAGCCTTGCGGCGTTATTCCTTGGGCGTCTGAGCAGATGGGGAATCCGTTCCTAAGGCTTGAAGGAGTCACCAAGCGGTACGGGGGCGTTACCGCCCTGGCGGACGTTAATTTCGAATGCTCGCCCGGCACCATCCACGCCGTCGTCGGCGAAAATGGCGCCGGTAAGAGCTCGTTGATGAAGATCATCGCGGGCGTAATCCGGCCCGACGAGGGCCGGATTTATGTCGAGAACGCCCCGGTTCATTTTGCTTCACCGTCCGATGCAACCCGGTACGGGATCGCCTGTATTTTTCAGGAGCTTTCCCTCCTGCCGGATCTTTCGGTCGCAGATAATATTTCGATCATCAATCCGCCAAAACGGTTTGGATTGATCGACCGGCCGCGACAACGGCAACGGGCCAGAGAGATTCTCCGCGAGATCGGCTGCGCGGACGTCCATCCGTCGGACCGCGCCAAGGATCTACCTTTGTCGCGCCAACAGATGGTTGAGATCGCGAAGGCGCTGGTCCGGCAATCCCGCCTGATCATCATGGATGAAGCGACGTCTGCCTTGACGGCGCGGGACGTGGACCAGCTGTATAAGATAATCCGGCAGCTTCGGGATCGAGGGCTGGCGATTCTCTACATCTCGCACCGGATGCACGAGATTGCGGCGCTGGCCGATGTCTGTTCGGTGTTCAGGAATGGGAAGCACATCGCGACATTTCCGATGGCCGGGAAAACGGCCGCGGAAATTGTCCCGCTCATGATCGGACGGGAGGTAACGCAGGCCTACCCGCCGAAGCATTCGCCAACGGTAAGGACCGGCCGCGGGGACGGAGCCGAGGGAACCGGCGCCGAGTCCCGATCGGAAGTCCCGGCCCTCGACGCACGAAATCTTCACTGGGAACGGGCGCTGAACGGGATTTCGGTAAGCGTGAAGAATGGCGAAATTGTCGGACTCGGCGGTCTCGACGGGCAGGGACAGAGCGAATTGCTGTTAGCGCTGTTCGGGGTGTTACGCGGGGTTGAGGGCGAACTGCTGATCAACGGCACGCCGCGGTCGATCGCGCACCCGGGCCAGGCAAAAGCGTCCGGTGTGGGCATGGCCCTGATTCCGGAAGACCGCAAGACCGAGGGCTTGCTTCTCCCCATGTCCATCCGGGACAACCTCGTGCTGGCGGCGGCCCACGATTTAAGCAAGCACGGGGTGATTGATCCGGGGAAGGAGCGAGCCGCCATCGATGAAGCGGTCGGCAGGCTGCGCATCAAGGTGAATGACCTCGATGCGCCGGTTCGCACGCTCTCCGGCGGCAACCAGCAGAAGGTAGTCCTCGGCAAATGGCTGATGAAAGGGCCCCGGATCCTGCTTTTCAACGATCCGACGCGCGGCATTGATGTCGGCACCAAACAGGAAGTGTACCGCCTGATCCGCGAACTCGCGCGGGCGGGGATCGCCATCCTGTTCTACTCGACTGACTACGAGGAGCTCATCGGAATGTGCGATCGCGTGGTGGTCTGCTATGCAGGCAAGCCGGTGCGCGAGCTCAAAGGGGAAGAACTGAACGATCGCAGCCTGATCACGGCTTCGCTCAACCTCAGCGAGGAATCCGCCCGATCGGAAGCTTCGACCACGGTGCGTGAAGCGGGCGACCCCGGCCGCTCGAAACGTCAGGCGTTCCGGCGGTTCTGGCGGCGAAACGCCGGGCCGATCACGGCCTTTTTTGTATTTGCGGCCATGTTTCTGCTTTTCGCCGTCCGGCAGCAAAATGGCCTTTCGACTAACATTGTGACGTCGGTATCAAACAAGGCGGTAGTCCTGGCGCTGGTGGCAATGGGCCAGACGTTAGTCATTCTAACCGGTGGTTTTGACTTGTCCGCCGGGATGATCATGACGATGGCGTGTTGTCTGGCTTCCGTGGTCCTTAACGGTTCGCCCGGCCAGATCGCCCTGGGCGCGCTGGCGGTCCTGGCCAGCGGGTTGGCGGCCGGGGCGATCAATGCCGTGATGGTCGTCCTTGGCCGGATCCAACCGATCATCGTCACCTTGGCTACCGGCGCGATTTACTTCGGCGTGGCTCTCTGGTTACGCCCGAGTCCCGGGGGCGAGGTAAGCGAAGATCTCAGCAACGCGTTAACGTACGATGTTGCCGGGGTACCGGCTACCTTCCTGCTCCTGGCGGGCAGCTGGCTCTTCGTCTGGTGGCCCTTCCGGAACTCGGTGGTGGGGCGCACCTGTTATGCGCTGGGGTCGTCGGAAAGCGCCGCGTACATGTCGGGCCTTGCGATCGGGCGCGCCAGGTTTGCTGCGTACTCATTGGCGGGCGTCCTGTCGGCCGCCGGCGGCTTGTTACTGGCGCTGATTTCGCTGTCGGGCGAAGCCAGCGCCAGCCAGGGAGGACTTTACACGCTGAACTCGATCGCCGCCGTCGCAATCGGGGGTACCTCGCTGTTTGGCGGTTCCGGAGGGATGATCGGCTCGATTCTCGGCGCGCTGGTGCTGCGGACGATCAGCGACCTGTTATTCGTGTTCAACGCCCCTGCATTGTGGCAACCCCTCTTTCAGGGTCTGATCCTGCTGGGGGCAGTTTGTGTAGGTGGGTTACGGGTGCTGCGCCGGAAAAACCAGCTCGAGGTGTTTCTATGAGGCGCTGGTTCACCCGTGCAAACCAGCCGATCCTCGTCGCCGGCGCCTGCATCGTGATCATGCTGGCGGCCGGTGCAAGCATCAACCGCAACTTCCTTTCACTCAACTACCTGTTACAGCAACTCGAGGTTGCGTCGTTTCTGGGAATCATTGCGGCCGGATTGATGCTCGTTGTCCTGCTCGGCCACATCGATCTTTCGATCCCGTGGACGATCACGATCGGCGGGATGATGGCGACGGCGGTTGCTAACGCGCAAGCAACGGCGGGGCTCCTGACGTTGCCGGCCGGGCTGGGTTGCGGGTTAGTCGTGGGTCTGATCAATGGCTGCGGGATTGCCTGGTTGCGGGTGCCGTCGATGATCTTCACCTTGGGTATGAACGCGGTTCTGCAGGGATTGGTGGTGCTGTATACGGGCGGAGCCGCACCTGCGAGCCACGCCACCAGGCTTATGTCGATGATGGCGGTAGACAGGACCTTCGGCGTGCCTAATGCCTTGTTCGTCTGGGGCGCGGTTTCGGCGGTTATCGTCTTCATTCTGCGAGCTACGCAGTTTGGACGCTACATCTACGCCGTCGGCAACCGCGAGCGGGCCGCTTACCTGTCCGGGGTTCCGACGCGCCTCGTGATCGTGTCCTGCTTCGTGATCAGCGGCCTGACTGCCGCGTTGGCCGGGATCATGCTAACCGGATATTCAACCAAGGCGTACCAGGGCATGGGCGACCCCTACCTTCTACCGTCCATCGCGGCGATCGTGCTGGGCGGTACGCACGTGCTCGGCGGGACCGGGCGCTACCTGGGGACCGTCGTCGGAGTTCTGCTGATCGTCCTGCTGCAAAGCATCTTGTCGGTCTTGCAAATGCCGGAAGCAGGCCGCCAGATCATTTATGGCGGGGTGCTTCTCGGCATGCTGCTCACTTACGGGCGTGGGGCTCGCTTAAGCGAGTAAATTGGAAAAGTTCACCCTTTCGAGCGGATCAAGGCGCACGGATTGACATCAGGTGTTTGGTGCGTGATGTCTACGCATCATGCGGACCACTCTGGATCTCGACGATGATGTTTTGGAGGCGGCACGAGCGTTGGCCAAGATGCGGAACCAGACGATGGGAAAAGTGGTTTCCGAACTGGTCCGCCAGGGCCTGCACCGGCCGCCGACTAAGCTGAAAAACCGGGATGGCGTCCCGGTGCTGCCTAAGCGCTCCGACATCGTGGTAACCAACGAGTTCATCAACCGGTTGCGCGAGGAACAAGGCATTTAGGATTTCAGGTGTATCTGCTCGACATCAACGTACTGTTGGCCCTGTGCGACGAGGCGCACGAATTTCATGAGGTGGCGTGGACGTGGTTTACGCCGCGCCGCGCGAAGGGCTGGGTCACCTGTCCCTTGACGGAGAACGGTTTCTTACGCATCCTCGGGCATCCTGCGCACCCCTCTCGGCTGGGTTCCCTGGAGGGCGCGCGAGAGATTCTGGATGGACTGTGCCAGAGCGAAGGCCACCGGTTTTGGGCCGATGAGGTGAGCGTGCGAAACCGCTCCCAATTTCCCGAGTTGGCGCAGGTTACCCCGAAAACCTTGACCGATGTATATCTGCTCGGGCTGGCGGCAATGAAAAAGGCGCGCTTCGCCACCTTCGATCGTCGCGTCAACGCCCGCATTGTAATGGGTGGATCACACGCCTTGGAAGTGATTTCGCAGTGACCGCCGGACCTGATCAAAGGGACGCGCCCCTGTCGCCGTTGTTCCCGGCGTGGCAGGCTGCTGTCTCTGTTCTCCGCAGAGCTGCATGAACCTCTCGGATTTACCGGCCGGAGCGAGCGTCACCGGCCGTGGCCTGACGGGCTTCCAACACCGGCTGCAGAACCGCCCAGACATTCGCCGCGACGCGCTGCTGACCCTCCGCGGTCGGGTGAATCCGATCCGGTTGGTTCAGGTCGGGCACGCCGCCCACGCCTTCGAGCAGAAACGGAATCAGGATCGCATCGTTCTCCGCCGCAACGCGCGGGAACAGCGCCTGAAACTGTTCGGCGAACTCGCGTCCCATGCTTTCCGGCATTTGCATGCCGGCTACCATCACGGCGATGCCGGAATTTTTGGCACGGGCGCGCCGGATGATGGCGGCAAGGTTTTCCGCGGTTTGCCGGGGCGGGATACCACGCAGGCCGTCATTCCCCCCGAGCGCAACCACCAGGATCGCCGTGCCGGGCCCGAGCACCCAGTCGACGCGCCGCAACCCGCCGGCCGTGGTATCGCCGCTTACCCCCCCATTGACTACCGTAAACGGCAGCCCGGCGGCATCGATTTTCCGCTGCAACAACGCCGGGTAGGCTTGTTGCGCCGGGTCATCGAGGCCGTACCCGGCCGTGATGCTGTCGCCGAGAATGACGACGCGCCCCGGCGAGGGGGCGCTGCCGCCGTTTGTCTTGGGGCCATCTGCGGCCCATAGTAGCCCGCTCGTCCACAACAGAAGTGAAAGCGTAAGAACCCTTAATGAAGTCATCGGGTCAAACAACAGGAATAATCAGCGTCCGGCACAACGCGGAACCTGTCAAACCGCCGATCCTGGAAATCCGGGGTCTGCGCAAAGTTTTTCCCGGCAACGGGCGCGAGTTGACGGTCCTGCGCGACATCGATCTTACGCTTCTTCCCGCTGACACCTGCGCGATCATCGGCCCGTCGGGCAGCGGCAAAAGCACGCTGCTCGGCCTATGCGCCGGGCTCGACGATGCGACGGCGGGCAGCGTGCGGCTTGACGGCCAGCCGCTCGAAGTCCTCGATCAAGACGCCCGGGCCGCGCTGCGCAACCGCCTCGTCGGTTTCGTCTTTCAGAATTTCCAACTTATCCCGACGCTCACGGCGATTGAAAATGTGCTCGTCCCGCTCGAGCTGCGCGGCGAGACGGGCCGCGGCAAAGAAGCGGTGGAACTGCTTGCGCAGGTAGGGCTCGGGGATCGGCTCCATCATTACCCGCCCCAGCTTTCGGGCGGCGAACAACAGCGCGTCGCGCTCGCTCGTGCCTTCATCCATCGCCCGAAAATCCTGTTCGCCGACGAGCCGACCGGCAACCTTGATGCGGAAACGAGCGAACCGATCGTCGAGATGCTCTTCCGGCTCAACCGCGAGACCGGGACGGCGCTGGTGCTGGTCACGCATGATCCCGCGCTGGCGGCCCGCGCACGCCGGGTCATTAAAATGCGTGCCGGCACGATCATCGCCACGGAGGAGCGGCAGCATGACGGGTGCTAGGGCCGGAGGAGGAGTTCCCCGCACCCTCCGGCAGGCACTGGTACACCCCTGGACCTGGCGGATGGCGTGGCGCGACAGCCGCACCCAGCGCGGGCGGCTGGCAATCTTCTCACTCGCGATCGTCGCCGGCATCGCCGCGCTGGTCGCCATTCATTCGCTCAAAGCCAGCGTCCGGACCGGCGTCGCCACCCAGGCCAAGGCCCTGCTCGGGTCCGACCTGCAGATCTCCTCTCGCCAGCCCATCTCCGAACCGGACGCCGCAAAGCTTGCCGCCCGGGCGAAACGCGTCAGCCGCGAGATCAGCTTTTCGTCAATGCTCTACTTTCCGGGCGCAGACGCTGCGCGGCTGGTTCAAGTCCGGGGGATCCAGGGTGACTACCCCTTTTACGGCCAAGTCGAAACCACCCCGGCCGGAGCATGGGAACGGCTGCGCTCCGGACGCGGAATTCTGCTCGAGCCTGCGTTGCTGGAACAATTCAACGCGAAAGTCGGGGATAACGTAAAACTCGGCGCCATCGAGCTGCCGATTCTCGGCATCGTAAACAAGCCGCCACCGCGCAGCAGCCGCTTCAGCGGGTTTGCGCCGGAAGCTTACGTCGCCCTCGCGGACCTGGCGCGCACCGGTCTGCTCGGCACCACGAGCCTAGCATTCTATTGCCTTCACCTTGAATTGTCTCCCGGCGCAGATCCGCAGGAAACCAAGGGGGCCGTCCTGGCCGCGTTTCCCGAAGCGACCTGGCGTCTCGAGACGCCCCAGGACCGGCGGGACACGCTCGGCGATGCGCTCGACCATTTTGAGCAATACCTTTCTTTGATTGCACTGGCTGCCTTTGTGCTCGGGGTGATCGGCGTTGCCGGCGCTGTCCACGCCCACGTCAGCCGCCGCGCGCCCACCGTTGCGATCTTGCGCTGCCTCGGCTGCCCGGCGGATCTGGCCTTCAGCATTTACCTCGCCCAAGCGGCTGCGTTGGGCGCGCTCGGCGCCTTACTCGGCGCGGCCGTCGGAATCGGGTTGCACCTTGGGGTGCTCGCAAGGTATGGCCAGCTTCTCCCGGTTGCCCTGCGCCCCGCGCCCGAATGGCCGGTGGCGGCGCAGACCACGGCGGCGGGGTTCGCCGTGTGCTGCGGGTTTGCGCTGCTGCCGTTGCTGCGCGTACGGCGCATCTCGCCCGCCGCGACGCTCCGCCAATCCGCGGCACTGGACAGGGTCACCGGCTGGTGGCGGGCGTGGCCGGTCTACCTGCTGCTTGCCGCCCTGCTCACCCTGCTCGCCCTGGTCAATGCGCCCGATTGGAAACGCGCGCTTGGCATGGTGGCCGGCCTCGGTGTGGCGTTCGGCATCCTCATCGCGGTGGCTCAGGGCCTGGTCCTGGCCGCGCGGCGCCTGGTCCGCCCGACGTGGCCGTACCTGGTTCGCCAAGGGATTTCGAACCTTCATCGTCCGCACAACCAGACGCTCCTTTTCCTGCTTTCCCTCGGCCTCGGCACGTTCCTGCTCTTAACCGTCCTGCTCACGAATAATCTTCTTACCCAGCGGCTGGCCGTGGCGAACTCGCCGGATAGTCCGAACGTTTACCTTATCGATGTGCAGCCGGACCAGGTCGAAGCGGTAAGCGCGCTGGTACGGTCGTTGCAACTCCCGGTCCTGGAAAGCGCGCCCATGGTCACCATGCGCCTTCAATCGATGCGCGGGGTGCCCGTGCGGCAGTTGGAACAGCAAGGGGCGGTTCCGAAGTGGGTGCTCCAGCGCGAGTTTCGTTCCACGTACCGTGACCACTTGAACGCCACCGAGACATTGGCAGCCGGCGAGTGGCTCACGCGGGTGCCGGATCCGAACGGCCCGGTACCGGTATCGCTCGAGGAGGGAATCGCCAAAGACCTGCACGCCGGCCTCGGCGACGAACTCGTGTTCGACGTGCAAGGCGTACCGGTGCGGGCCCGGATCACCAGCCTGCGCAAAGTCGATTGGAGCCGCTTCAACCTGAACTTCTATATGGTCTTCCCGCCCGGAGTCCTCGAGGGCGCGCCGGGTTTTCACGTCCTGACCACGCGCGTCGCGGCAGGCATGTCCTCGGGCGACCTTCAACGCGCGCTCGTCCGGAAGTTTCCGAACGTAACCGCCATCGACCTGACCCTCATCCTGGCGACCATCCGCGGGATGCTGGAGAAGATTTCCCGGGTTGTATCGGTGCTCGCCGGGTTTACCGTGGCCGCAGGACTGCCGATCCTGGCCGGCACGTTGCTCAACGGCCGCGACCAACGCCTGTACGAAAGCGTCCTTTTGCGGACGCTCGGCGCATCGGCCGGACAGGTACGCGTGATTCTCATGATCGAGTACGCAACCCTTGGAACGCTGTCCGCCCTGGCAGGCGTGGTCCTTGCGGCAGCCGCCAATGCCGCCCTTGCCCTTTTCGTGTTCGACGGCAATCCCTGGCCCGACCCGCCGCTTTTGGCCGTGGCGTTTGCCGCGGTCATAGGCGTGGCCCTGCTGGGCGGGCTCGCGTTGAGTCGTGGAGTCTGCCGCCATCCGCCGCTGAAAATTCTGCGCGGCACCGCTCAGCCTGGATAATTTTAGTTTTCCTTCGGAAGGCGGGCGGCATTGAGGCGCGGGCCGGGGCGGTGTTATACCATGCAGACAATTATCTGGGTAGAATTCCGGCCGAGGGGGTGCTGCCGGACGTTCCGCACGGGGTTACCTCGGCTTCAGGCCCGATGGGCCCTTTCGGGGCGCAAACCCGGTCGAAATTCCACCAGGATAACTATCTAAATGGTATAAGTCAGGTCGATTGAGGCGAGCGGCATCGCCGCGTTTCTGCGTCAGCCGATCCCGTATTGTTCCTGCGCGAAAGGAAGCAGGCCCGCTTTCTCGAGGGCCGCCACGGGTGCCAGGAACGTCACCTGGACAACGCCCGGGTGCCGGCCGATCTCGATGCCGCCCGTGATGGTCGCGCGGTTCAGCACCTCCGGAAGACTCAGGGACAGGAGCTCAGCTGCACGGCGAAGCCCTACCTGCGTGGCCTTGTTCAAAT
This genomic stretch from Verrucomicrobiota bacterium harbors:
- a CDS encoding ATP-binding cassette domain-containing protein; the protein is MGNPFLRLEGVTKRYGGVTALADVNFECSPGTIHAVVGENGAGKSSLMKIIAGVIRPDEGRIYVENAPVHFASPSDATRYGIACIFQELSLLPDLSVADNISIINPPKRFGLIDRPRQRQRAREILREIGCADVHPSDRAKDLPLSRQQMVEIAKALVRQSRLIIMDEATSALTARDVDQLYKIIRQLRDRGLAILYISHRMHEIAALADVCSVFRNGKHIATFPMAGKTAAEIVPLMIGREVTQAYPPKHSPTVRTGRGDGAEGTGAESRSEVPALDARNLHWERALNGISVSVKNGEIVGLGGLDGQGQSELLLALFGVLRGVEGELLINGTPRSIAHPGQAKASGVGMALIPEDRKTEGLLLPMSIRDNLVLAAAHDLSKHGVIDPGKERAAIDEAVGRLRIKVNDLDAPVRTLSGGNQQKVVLGKWLMKGPRILLFNDPTRGIDVGTKQEVYRLIRELARAGIAILFYSTDYEELIGMCDRVVVCYAGKPVRELKGEELNDRSLITASLNLSEESARSEASTTVREAGDPGRSKRQAFRRFWRRNAGPITAFFVFAAMFLLFAVRQQNGLSTNIVTSVSNKAVVLALVAMGQTLVILTGGFDLSAGMIMTMACCLASVVLNGSPGQIALGALAVLASGLAAGAINAVMVVLGRIQPIIVTLATGAIYFGVALWLRPSPGGEVSEDLSNALTYDVAGVPATFLLLAGSWLFVWWPFRNSVVGRTCYALGSSESAAYMSGLAIGRARFAAYSLAGVLSAAGGLLLALISLSGEASASQGGLYTLNSIAAVAIGGTSLFGGSGGMIGSILGALVLRTISDLLFVFNAPALWQPLFQGLILLGAVCVGGLRVLRRKNQLEVFL
- a CDS encoding ABC transporter permease translates to MRRWFTRANQPILVAGACIVIMLAAGASINRNFLSLNYLLQQLEVASFLGIIAAGLMLVVLLGHIDLSIPWTITIGGMMATAVANAQATAGLLTLPAGLGCGLVVGLINGCGIAWLRVPSMIFTLGMNAVLQGLVVLYTGGAAPASHATRLMSMMAVDRTFGVPNALFVWGAVSAVIVFILRATQFGRYIYAVGNRERAAYLSGVPTRLVIVSCFVISGLTAALAGIMLTGYSTKAYQGMGDPYLLPSIAAIVLGGTHVLGGTGRYLGTVVGVLLIVLLQSILSVLQMPEAGRQIIYGGVLLGMLLTYGRGARLSE
- a CDS encoding CopG family transcriptional regulator codes for the protein MRTTLDLDDDVLEAARALAKMRNQTMGKVVSELVRQGLHRPPTKLKNRDGVPVLPKRSDIVVTNEFINRLREEQGI
- a CDS encoding VapC toxin family PIN domain ribonuclease, whose translation is MYLLDINVLLALCDEAHEFHEVAWTWFTPRRAKGWVTCPLTENGFLRILGHPAHPSRLGSLEGAREILDGLCQSEGHRFWADEVSVRNRSQFPELAQVTPKTLTDVYLLGLAAMKKARFATFDRRVNARIVMGGSHALEVISQ
- a CDS encoding arylesterase — translated: MTSLRVLTLSLLLWTSGLLWAADGPKTNGGSAPSPGRVVILGDSITAGYGLDDPAQQAYPALLQRKIDAAGLPFTVVNGGVSGDTTAGGLRRVDWVLGPGTAILVVALGGNDGLRGIPPRQTAENLAAIIRRARAKNSGIAVMVAGMQMPESMGREFAEQFQALFPRVAAENDAILIPFLLEGVGGVPDLNQPDRIHPTAEGQQRVAANVWAVLQPVLEARQATAGDARSGR
- a CDS encoding ABC transporter ATP-binding protein, whose amino-acid sequence is MKSSGQTTGIISVRHNAEPVKPPILEIRGLRKVFPGNGRELTVLRDIDLTLLPADTCAIIGPSGSGKSTLLGLCAGLDDATAGSVRLDGQPLEVLDQDARAALRNRLVGFVFQNFQLIPTLTAIENVLVPLELRGETGRGKEAVELLAQVGLGDRLHHYPPQLSGGEQQRVALARAFIHRPKILFADEPTGNLDAETSEPIVEMLFRLNRETGTALVLVTHDPALAARARRVIKMRAGTIIATEERQHDGC
- a CDS encoding ABC transporter permease gives rise to the protein MAWRDSRTQRGRLAIFSLAIVAGIAALVAIHSLKASVRTGVATQAKALLGSDLQISSRQPISEPDAAKLAARAKRVSREISFSSMLYFPGADAARLVQVRGIQGDYPFYGQVETTPAGAWERLRSGRGILLEPALLEQFNAKVGDNVKLGAIELPILGIVNKPPPRSSRFSGFAPEAYVALADLARTGLLGTTSLAFYCLHLELSPGADPQETKGAVLAAFPEATWRLETPQDRRDTLGDALDHFEQYLSLIALAAFVLGVIGVAGAVHAHVSRRAPTVAILRCLGCPADLAFSIYLAQAAALGALGALLGAAVGIGLHLGVLARYGQLLPVALRPAPEWPVAAQTTAAGFAVCCGFALLPLLRVRRISPAATLRQSAALDRVTGWWRAWPVYLLLAALLTLLALVNAPDWKRALGMVAGLGVAFGILIAVAQGLVLAARRLVRPTWPYLVRQGISNLHRPHNQTLLFLLSLGLGTFLLLTVLLTNNLLTQRLAVANSPDSPNVYLIDVQPDQVEAVSALVRSLQLPVLESAPMVTMRLQSMRGVPVRQLEQQGAVPKWVLQREFRSTYRDHLNATETLAAGEWLTRVPDPNGPVPVSLEEGIAKDLHAGLGDELVFDVQGVPVRARITSLRKVDWSRFNLNFYMVFPPGVLEGAPGFHVLTTRVAAGMSSGDLQRALVRKFPNVTAIDLTLILATIRGMLEKISRVVSVLAGFTVAAGLPILAGTLLNGRDQRLYESVLLRTLGASAGQVRVILMIEYATLGTLSALAGVVLAAAANAALALFVFDGNPWPDPPLLAVAFAAVIGVALLGGLALSRGVCRHPPLKILRGTAQPG